CCGTGTATAGCCAGTGCGAAGCAATGCCTACCAGGCTACGCAGGATGGTCACACCGAGTGCGCCTTGCAAGTTGCTATTGGCATCGGCGGTGGCCAGGTTGGCGGCGTAGGAGACGTTTTCAAAGATCTGGAATCCCAGGCCAACGAAGGCACCGGCAAGTAGGCCGTGCATGGGGCGGCGCATCGTGTTTGAGGCAATGAGCATGACCAGGAACACGCCGAGCATCTTCGACCATTCTTCGCTGGTTGGCCCTGCTGCTGCAGCGCCCCAGGCAGCGCCTACGCCTTGGGGCAAGAGGTCTGCGGTGATCCTGACAATGTGCTCATTGGCGTGGATGGCAAGCCAGGTGGGGACCGTGGCGCCGAAGATCATGGCCAATAGCAGCACCCAGGGTCTGCGGCTGCGGTAGGGATCGCTGAGCAAAATGATGCCCACAAAAATTGCGAGTGTGAGGGCGAACAGCGGGGCGATGGTCCACAGCGATTCGCTTGCGGCTTGGAAGGATTGGGCAACGGCGATGCTTACCCCGGCGGTGCCGAGGGCGACGGAGACAACGAATACCCACCAGGTCCAGGCTTGTGGTCTGAAAAATTCGTGCATTATGCCTCCTTTTGAATGCTGATGGAATCGATCAGCGGCTCGATATCGGGGGCGTTGTCTGGGTCGGCAGCAAGGTTATATACCAGCACCATCTCGCCATCTTTTTCCACAAAGCCGCACTCGCCGCCGTGCTGATCAGCAGCGCGGAACACAATGCAGCTTCGGCCCTTGAGGCCTTGGGCCGTCTCAATCGGCTCGCCGTCATAGGCAAGAGCCACACCGGCACGGTCAAGCTCGGCTGCTTTTCTGCGCGCCGAATTATCAAAGTCCTTGACGTTGCTGACCACCTCGACGTCGATGGTGGAGCCGTCACTGTGAACCATGGTGATATCACTTGCCGCGGTTTGGTGCTCAACGCGCCAGCCCTTCGGTGGGGTGAATTTCACGGTGGCTGTGGGTGATTCCACTTCGAGGGTGGAGGAAGGATCTTCGGTGGCCGTGGGGACTGCTTCGTTGATCAGTGCGGGCACAGACCAGGTGGCAGCGAGGCCAAGAGTAATCAGCAGAGCAGGAAAAAACTGCTGTGTTGGAAACGTTTTCTTTCTCACTTGAAAAGATGCTGCACTACTGAAGTGCGGAGGTCAAGCGCATAATATTGTCGACATATCGACGAACGATGCCGCGCTGATTCCATTCATCGAGAGTGAGCACCGTTGAGCTTTGCTTATATTCTTCGGTGAGTTGCGTGAGCTGATCAATCAAGTTGCCGCGGGCCATGAGCAAGGTCACTTCATAGTTGAGGCCAAAGCTTCGCATATCCATATTGGAAGAACCCATCGCACCCACGGCGCCACCGCCGGCTTCGCGCTCAGGATCGGCCAGCACATACTTCGAATGCAGCACCGTCGGCGCAGCGTAGCGATAGATTTTCACCCCAGCCTCCAGCAGCGCTTGATAGTAGCTGGACTGGGCGTGGCTGACCATAAATTGATCGCCCTTTTCGCTTACATACAGCTCAACTTCCACGCCCCGGTAGCAGGCGCTGGTCACGGCCTCCATCATCGACTCATCGGGAATGAAGTAAGGCGAGCACATCACCAAACGCTCCTTGGCGTGGTGGATGATGGAGTTGAATAAGCGCAAATTCGGCTCGGTGGTATAACCAGGGCCAGAAGGCACAAGCTGCAGCACATTCACATCGGACTTATTGTGCTCGGGCAGTTGGGGGTTTGGTGGGCGCTCGGCGGAATCGAGCAGCTCCTCGGATTCCAAGTACCAGTCCACGGCAAAGACCACGTCCATGGCAGAAACCACCGGGCCAGACAGCTCCACCATCACATCTTTCCAATGCCTGCCTGCCTCAATATTGCCCTTGAGCAGGTAGGAGGAATCGATCATGTTCTGCGAGCCCATGAAGCCCAATTTGCCGTCGATAATGAGCATCTTGCGGTGGTTGCGCAGGTCTGGTCGGCGGAAACGCCAGCGCCAAGGCTGCAAGGGGAGCATGAGATACCACTCCACGCCAATGGCGCTGAGCCTTTTGCCCAATTTGCGGTACCCGGGGTATTTCCACGAACCCACCTGATCAAAGAGCAGGCGCACCTTCACCCCGCGCTGCACGGCACGTTCGAGGGCTCTAAAGAACACATCGGTGGTATCGTCCCAGGCCACAATGTAGATCTCTACGTGCACATAGTGTTGAGCCTCATCCACGGCATGGGCCATGCGCATGATCGAGGCCTCGTATTCCGGCAAGAGGCCGTGATTGATACCGGTGACGGCGGGCAGGCCGGTAAGGGTGCGGTTGAGTCGAATCATCGATTCGAGTTCATCGTTGATCTTGGCGTGTGGCGGGAAATCCGGGATGGAATCCTGCTTCTCGTGGATCTCCGCCAAGGCCTCTAACTG
This window of the Corynebacterium pseudopelargi genome carries:
- a CDS encoding PrsW family intramembrane metalloprotease translates to MHEFFRPQAWTWWVFVVSVALGTAGVSIAVAQSFQAASESLWTIAPLFALTLAIFVGIILLSDPYRSRRPWVLLLAMIFGATVPTWLAIHANEHIVRITADLLPQGVGAAWGAAAAGPTSEEWSKMLGVFLVMLIASNTMRRPMHGLLAGAFVGLGFQIFENVSYAANLATADANSNLQGALGVTILRSLVGIASHWLYTGIIGVGVAIALGRSIKQRSLPARIGAFIGFFLLGWGLHFIWNAPLGEDLGIVLMAIKIIIFLVIFSFVARYAFKEERSYLEQASTHLTQPAPAVAAAIAPRRQRRKALKGSDKKQVKRERKQYLDQLQALAH
- the cls gene encoding cardiolipin synthase, producing MNWHIDIANWQTIGLIIDYSIKIIAIGFVPEGRRPSSSTAWLLAILLLPFVGLPLFLLMGSPYINRRRHKVQLEALAEIHEKQDSIPDFPPHAKINDELESMIRLNRTLTGLPAVTGINHGLLPEYEASIMRMAHAVDEAQHYVHVEIYIVAWDDTTDVFFRALERAVQRGVKVRLLFDQVGSWKYPGYRKLGKRLSAIGVEWYLMLPLQPWRWRFRRPDLRNHRKMLIIDGKLGFMGSQNMIDSSYLLKGNIEAGRHWKDVMVELSGPVVSAMDVVFAVDWYLESEELLDSAERPPNPQLPEHNKSDVNVLQLVPSGPGYTTEPNLRLFNSIIHHAKERLVMCSPYFIPDESMMEAVTSACYRGVEVELYVSEKGDQFMVSHAQSSYYQALLEAGVKIYRYAAPTVLHSKYVLADPEREAGGGAVGAMGSSNMDMRSFGLNYEVTLLMARGNLIDQLTQLTEEYKQSSTVLTLDEWNQRGIVRRYVDNIMRLTSALQ